The sequence CGATAAGGTCTTTCTTTGATCCTAAATGCCCGATCAATAAAATCACAATTGAGATAATGAGAAGCAAGGGGAAATATTTTCGTATAAAATTTTCAGTTTGATCCTTATGATAAATATACAAATCGGCAATAATTACTCCAACCAGAATAGTATCGAAGCGTAAAGTTTCCGTTAATGTATTGAGGCCACTTAAAGAATCAAATTTTACACTTAAAAAAATCAGCACATTCCGAATCAAAGCAATCGTTACGAAGAGGAGAATATAAGTAGATAAACGATTTTTAGGATTAAGTTTAAAAATCAGAAAAAGGGCTAAAAAGGGAAAAACGAGATAGAAATGTTCTTCAGTAGATAAAGACCAGGTATGAGGTAATGCACCTTTAAAAATATTTGATAAATAAAAAACGTCGAAAATCAATCTATCTTTAAGAGTAGAATAAATTGTCAAAGATTCCGGATTAGGAGACGGTTGATTTGATAATTTATAATATGTTCCTAAAATTATCCATCCCGAGAATAGCAAAAAGAAATAGTACGATGGAAAGATTCTTAAAGTTCTTTTTATGTAAAAATTAGTTAAAATATTTTTGCTTTGAGAATTGTGTGCAATCATCAACCCACTAGAGATTAAGAATCCGGAAAGAATGAAAAAAAGATCCACGCCCGAATCTAAATTTCCAAGAAAATAATCGATATATGGGTTAGTATCCATTGGCAACTGTAATGCATGGAGACCTCCCATC is a genomic window of Leptospira neocaledonica containing:
- a CDS encoding acyltransferase family protein: MKKLIAAVFLQKKDEIPELNGIRAMAILMVMIGHLMGGLHALQLPMDTNPYIDYFLGNLDSGVDLFFILSGFLISSGLMIAHNSQSKNILTNFYIKRTLRIFPSYYFFLLFSGWIILGTYYKLSNQPSPNPESLTIYSTLKDRLIFDVFYLSNIFKGALPHTWSLSTEEHFYLVFPFLALFLIFKLNPKNRLSTYILLFVTIALIRNVLIFLSVKFDSLSGLNTLTETLRFDTILVGVIIADLYIYHKDQTENFIRKYFPLLLIISIVILLIGHLGSKKDLIGYEMQYRHILFSLGFGLVIAILLFGNKTILNVFFSLKIWIPIARLSYTIYLWHFITSGIVKVFAPLIKGKVVTYGLVAALFSGWLIFSIIVTLIIFGLIELPFHKLRDKILSKESA